In the Bos taurus isolate L1 Dominette 01449 registration number 42190680 breed Hereford chromosome 21, ARS-UCD2.0, whole genome shotgun sequence genome, one interval contains:
- the SERPINA5 gene encoding LOW QUALITY PROTEIN: plasma serine protease inhibitor (The sequence of the model RefSeq protein was modified relative to this genomic sequence to represent the inferred CDS: inserted 1 base in 1 codon; deleted 4 bases in 3 codons), producing MRLCLFLCLVLLGPRMATLRRSQKKKIQEVPPAVTTAPPGSRDFVFDLYRALAAAAPAQNIFFSPLSITVSLAMLSLGAQSNTKAQILEGLGIGPGEGSEEELHSASQRLLRELQQPQDSLQLSLGNALFTKPRLPIQEAFLGAMRTLYLADTFPTNFEDPEGAKKKINDYVAKQTKGKIVDLIKSLDGTQVMVMVNYIFFKAKWETSFNLKSTHEQDFYVTPETVVRVPMMKQQDQFNYLLDRNLSCKVVGVPYQGNATAFFILPREGXMEQVENGLKEKTLKKWLRMPMKRRLELYLPKFSIEGSYQLEEVLPKLGIRDIFTSDADLTGISNHSSIRVSEMVHKAVVEVDESGTQAAAATGMVITFKSARLGSQRIVFNRPFLVLIVDSKHILFLGKVTRP from the exons ATGCGTCTCTGTCTCTTCCTGTGCCTGGTGCTCCTCGGGCCGCGGATGGCCACCCTCCGGCGCTcccaaaagaagaaaatccagGAGGTGCCGCCAGCGGTTACCACGGCGCCGCCAGGCAGCAGGGACTTTGTCTTCGACCTCTACAGGGCCTTGGCCGCAGCCGCCCCCGCTCAGAACATCTTCTTCTCCCCTCTGAGCATCACCGTGAGCCTGGCCATGCTCTCCCTGGGTGCTCAATCCAACACGAAGGCGCAGATCCTGGAAGGCCTGGGCATCGGCCCGGGGGAAGGCTCGGAGGAGGAGCTCCACAGCGCCTCCCAGAGGCTGCTGCGCGAGCTCCAGCAGCCCCAAGACAGCCTCCAGCTGAGCCTGGGCAACGCCCTGTTCACCAAGCCCAGGTTGCCCATCCAGGAGGCCTTCCTGGGTGCCATGAGGACTCTGTACCTGGCAGACACTTTCCCCACGAACTTTGAGGACCCCGAAGGGGCCAAGAAGAAGATCAATGATTACGTGGCAAAGCAAACGAAAGGCAAGATTGTGGACTTGATAAAGAGCCTGGATGGCACCCAGGTCATGGTCATGGtgaattacattttctttaaag CTAAGTGGGAGACAAGCTTCAACCTCAAAAGCACCCACGAGCAGGACTTCTacgtgaccccagagacggtggTGCGGGTCCCCATGATGAAACAACAGGACCAG TTTAACTACCTCCTGGACCGAAACCTCTCCTGCAAGGTGGTGGGGGTCCCCTACCAAGGGAACGCCACTGCCTTCTTCATTCTCCCCCGCGAGG AAATGGAGCAGGTGGAAAATGGCCTGAAGGAAAAAACACTCAAGAAGTGGCTCAGGATGCCCATGAAGAG GCGGCTTGAGCTTTATCTTCCCAAGTTCTCTATTGAGGGCTCCTATCAA CTGGAGGAAGTCCTCCCCAAGCTGGGGATCAGAGACATCTTCACCTCCGACGCCGACCTGACCGGCATCTCCAACCACTCCAGCATCCGGGTCTCTGAG ATGGTGCACAAAGCTGTGGTGGAGGTGGATGAGTCTGGAACCCAAGCGGCTGCAGCCACGGGGATGGTCATCACGTTCAAATCTGCCCGATTGGGCTCTCAAAGGATAGTCTTCAACAGGCCTTTTCTGGTGCTCATTGTG GACAGCAAACACATCCTTTTCTTAGGCAAAGTGACTCGCCCTTGA